A DNA window from Mucilaginibacter xinganensis contains the following coding sequences:
- a CDS encoding VCBS repeat-containing protein — MKLLRYFFISCLPVILFSCKQHTLFEKVSSSHSGIHFSNTIVETDTINPLDKLNIYNGGGVGIGDFNNDGLQDIYLVGNAVSNKLYLNKGDMKFDDVTDKAGVAGSKGWGRGVAVVDINNDGLMDIYVCYTLLNDSLKRRNLLYVNQGIDKNGVPHFKEMGKEYGLDVKVHSTMASFFDYDNDGDLDMYLTVNEASSSENTSSFRPIIKDGTKNSTGRLYRNDWDPVLKHGVYHDVSKQAGTTIEGYGHATSIVDINRDGWKDIYVTNDFLSNNILYINNHDGTFTDRSKEYFKHTANSAMGQDVEDINNDGLADVFELDMSPEDNYRRKMFMSSNTYQVYQNFDYFGYQYQYNRNTLQVNQGPRVGQNDSIGAPVFSETSFLSGVAQTDWSWCPLITDFDNDGYRDIVITNGYPRDVTDHDFTTFRAEAYLIASKKQILDQIPTVKIPNYAFKNGGHLEFADVTKSWGLGEPSFSNGAAYADLDNDGDMDMVVNNIDDETFLYKNTSRETDKKTNNYLQIQFQGGPLNKNGIGAWADIYYGHNKQQVYENTPFRGYLSTIQNIAHFGLGRDSLLDSVVIRWQNGKKQVVKSVKANQVLKVNIANALENYTFNQPAINNKSLFREVTAAVGVTYTHKESDLADFNIQKLLPHKLSQYTPAVAVGDVDGNGFDDMVVGGTTQFPAQLLLQQANGKFIQRNLIPAAPKPIYTNIVKDEGMLLFDADGDGDLDLYVASGGYEKEPNSPLYQDRIYINDGKGNFKLQEDALPRNYTSKLCVKAVDYNKDGKLDLFVSGRVEPWSYPKPVSSMILRNDSKDGHVKFTDVSASVAKDLKNIGMVCDAVFSDFDNDGWPDLILTGEWMPVTFLKNDHGVFKNVTVNTGISNKLGWWNTIAAGDFNHDGKIDYIVGNTGLNTFYKASDKYPVYITAKDFDNNGSYDAFPSVYLKDQDGVLKEFPAQTRDDIVKQMIGMRVKFQNYKSFAVATMDSVITPEMRKGAIRLKANILQSCYLQNNGNGKFTMVPLPIEAQTSQLSGIVVDDFDGDGNLDVVLSGNDYGTEVSTGRYDAFNGLMLKGDGKGGFKPLSILQSGIYIPGDGKALVKLKGAKGNYLIAATQNRSVMKIFELKRPVHSIALKPLDLFATIKYKNGKTGKQEFYNGTSFLSQSGRFFNTDPTMEAVTITDSYGHVRNISLN, encoded by the coding sequence ATGAAACTTCTTCGCTATTTTTTTATTTCCTGTTTACCGGTAATTCTTTTTTCATGTAAACAACATACCTTATTTGAAAAGGTATCTTCCTCGCACTCAGGCATCCATTTTAGTAACACCATTGTTGAAACCGACACCATTAACCCCCTGGATAAATTAAATATCTATAACGGCGGCGGGGTTGGTATAGGCGATTTTAACAATGATGGCTTACAGGATATTTACCTGGTAGGAAATGCGGTTTCAAATAAGCTGTACCTTAACAAAGGTGATATGAAATTTGATGATGTTACCGATAAGGCAGGCGTAGCAGGGTCAAAAGGTTGGGGCAGGGGAGTAGCCGTTGTTGACATTAATAATGATGGCTTAATGGATATTTACGTTTGCTATACCTTGTTAAACGATTCGCTGAAACGACGTAACCTGTTGTATGTAAACCAGGGGATTGACAAAAACGGCGTTCCGCACTTTAAAGAGATGGGGAAAGAATATGGACTTGATGTAAAAGTACATTCAACCATGGCGTCGTTTTTTGATTATGATAATGATGGCGACCTGGATATGTATCTTACGGTTAACGAGGCGTCGTCAAGTGAAAATACCAGCAGTTTCAGGCCTATTATTAAGGATGGAACAAAAAATAGCACCGGGCGCCTTTATCGCAACGACTGGGACCCGGTATTAAAACATGGGGTTTACCACGACGTTTCAAAGCAGGCCGGGACAACAATTGAAGGATATGGCCATGCAACCAGTATTGTGGATATTAACCGCGACGGCTGGAAAGATATTTATGTGACCAATGATTTTTTAAGCAATAATATTTTATACATCAATAACCACGACGGAACATTTACCGACCGGTCAAAGGAATATTTTAAGCATACCGCTAACAGCGCTATGGGCCAGGATGTTGAGGATATTAACAACGATGGACTTGCCGACGTCTTTGAACTGGATATGAGCCCCGAAGATAACTACAGGCGTAAGATGTTTATGAGCTCAAATACTTACCAGGTGTACCAGAATTTCGACTATTTCGGTTACCAGTATCAATATAACCGGAATACGCTGCAGGTTAACCAGGGTCCGCGGGTTGGGCAAAACGACTCCATTGGCGCCCCTGTTTTTAGCGAAACTTCGTTTTTAAGCGGAGTTGCGCAAACCGACTGGAGCTGGTGCCCTTTAATAACAGATTTTGATAATGACGGCTATCGCGATATTGTGATAACAAATGGCTACCCGAGGGATGTTACGGATCATGACTTTACCACATTCAGGGCGGAGGCTTATTTAATAGCGAGCAAAAAACAAATACTTGATCAAATTCCAACGGTTAAAATCCCCAATTATGCATTTAAAAATGGGGGGCACCTGGAGTTTGCTGACGTAACAAAAAGCTGGGGACTAGGCGAGCCATCATTTTCAAATGGTGCTGCATATGCCGACCTTGATAATGATGGTGATATGGATATGGTGGTCAATAATATTGACGATGAAACATTCCTGTATAAAAATACTTCGCGCGAAACAGACAAAAAAACAAATAACTATCTTCAGATCCAGTTTCAGGGCGGCCCTTTAAACAAGAATGGAATTGGGGCATGGGCCGATATTTATTACGGGCATAACAAGCAGCAGGTATATGAGAACACACCTTTCCGCGGCTATTTATCAACCATCCAAAACATAGCCCACTTTGGCCTCGGGCGCGATTCATTGCTGGACTCTGTGGTGATCAGGTGGCAAAATGGTAAAAAACAGGTTGTCAAAAGTGTTAAGGCAAATCAGGTGCTTAAGGTTAACATAGCCAATGCCCTTGAAAATTACACATTTAACCAGCCAGCAATAAATAACAAATCATTGTTCCGCGAAGTAACAGCGGCTGTAGGAGTTACTTATACACATAAAGAAAGCGACCTGGCCGACTTTAATATCCAAAAACTTTTGCCGCATAAATTGTCGCAATACACCCCGGCAGTGGCAGTGGGAGACGTTGACGGCAATGGCTTCGACGATATGGTAGTTGGCGGTACCACGCAATTTCCGGCTCAGTTACTTTTACAACAGGCCAACGGTAAATTTATACAGAGGAATCTTATACCTGCTGCGCCAAAACCTATTTATACCAATATAGTAAAAGATGAAGGTATGTTGTTGTTTGACGCAGATGGCGATGGCGACCTTGACCTTTATGTCGCCAGTGGCGGATATGAAAAAGAGCCGAATTCGCCGCTTTACCAGGATAGGATTTATATTAATGACGGTAAAGGCAACTTTAAACTGCAGGAGGACGCTTTACCCCGTAATTATACGAGTAAATTATGTGTAAAAGCGGTTGATTATAATAAGGATGGCAAGCTTGACCTGTTTGTTTCGGGGCGTGTTGAGCCATGGAGCTATCCAAAACCGGTTTCGAGCATGATATTGCGTAATGACAGTAAGGATGGGCATGTAAAATTCACGGATGTAAGTGCATCGGTTGCTAAAGACCTGAAAAATATTGGTATGGTTTGCGATGCTGTTTTTAGTGATTTTGATAACGATGGCTGGCCCGATCTTATCCTGACAGGTGAATGGATGCCCGTTACATTTTTAAAAAATGACCATGGCGTATTTAAAAACGTAACCGTCAATACCGGGATAAGCAATAAGCTTGGCTGGTGGAATACCATTGCTGCCGGTGATTTCAATCACGACGGCAAAATTGATTATATAGTGGGCAACACCGGTTTAAATACTTTTTATAAGGCATCAGACAAATACCCTGTTTATATCACCGCTAAAGATTTTGACAACAACGGTAGTTATGATGCATTCCCGTCGGTTTATTTAAAAGATCAGGATGGGGTTTTAAAGGAATTCCCGGCGCAAACCCGTGACGATATTGTGAAGCAAATGATTGGTATGCGTGTAAAGTTTCAGAATTATAAATCGTTTGCCGTTGCAACTATGGATTCTGTGATTACGCCTGAAATGCGTAAAGGCGCAATAAGGTTAAAAGCAAATATCCTGCAGTCGTGCTACCTGCAAAACAATGGTAATGGTAAGTTTACCATGGTTCCGCTGCCAATTGAGGCGCAAACATCACAGCTGAGTGGCATTGTTGTAGATGATTTTGATGGAGATGGTAACCTTGATGTAGTGCTGAGCGGTAATGATTATGGTACCGAGGTTTCAACCGGCAGATACGATGCTTTTAACGGGCTGATGCTTAAAGGTGACGGAAAGGGCGGCTTTAAGCCACTTTCTATATTACAAAGTGGCATCTATATCCCCGGCGACGGCAAAGCTCTGGTAAAATTGAAAGGCGCAAAGGGTAATTATTTAATTGCAGCTACCCAAAACAGGAGTGTAATGAAAATATTTGAGCTGAAAAGACCGGTTCATAGCATTGCGTTAAAGCCATTAGACCTTTTTGCTACTATAAAATACAAGAACGGGAAAACCGGTAAGCAGGAGTTTTATAATGGCACATCGTTCCTGTCTCAATCGGGCAGATTTTTTAATACAGACCCTACAATGGAGGCCGTTACAATAACTGATAGCTACGGACATGTCAGAAATATTTCGCTTAATTAA